GCCATCCACCCCGGTGCAGGCGCGCCCGGGGCGACCGAGCGCGTGCTCGCACACGAGTTCACCCACATGGTCCAGTACCAGGCGAACCAGCTCCCGTGGCTCGACCGGTTCCGGACCGAGCGGGTGCTCACCGACCAGGCGAAGGTCTACCGCGCCCTGCAGGAGGGCGCCGCAGTCTTCACCGCAGACGCCTACGCTGATCGGTACCTGGACGTGCAGAACAACTCCGCGTTCATCCGCGAACAGTACGAACAGGGCGGGGCCTCCTATCAGTCCGCGCTGGCACCGTACCTGTTCGGCTCGCAGTACGTGGCCCAGCAGGTGGACACACCGGCGAACCTCACGGCCGTCTACCAGAACCCGCCGCGGACGACCGAGCAGTTGCTCCACAACTACACCCGGGCCGAGGAACCGGAGGCGAACCTGACCGTCACCACGACGAGGACGGGCGCCGACTGGCGGTTCCTGGGCAACAACACGCTGGGCGAGCTGACGGTTCGGCACTCGCTCGGCACGGAACTGTCGCGCGACCGGGCCACCGCCGCGGCGACGGGCTGGGGCAGTGACGAGCTCCACGTGTTCCAGAACACGAGCGCCGTGGACCGCTACGGCTGGGCCTGGATCTTCCAGTGGGACAACAGCAACGAGGCCGACGAGGCCGCAGCCGCGCTCGAGGAGTACGAGAGCATCCGGGAGACCGACCAGGGCGTCGACTTCGAGACGCGGCGCATCGGCGACGAGACGACTGCCCTCGTGTTCGGCGACCCGCAGTTCGTCGAGGCGGCCAGCGTGGACGGGACTACGGCGAACGTGACCGTCGCAGTCGGCTCTTGACCGGCGACCGCACCGATTTTACGGCCGGTATAGCTCCGCGTGGTCCTCGCAGAATTCAGGCTCGCGCAGTTGCGCCTCGATCACGCCGGGCTGGCGGTGTGGGTTCGCCAGCCGACACCCCTCCTGCTCGCAGAAGGCCTCGCCCGTCGCGAGATAGTGGTAGGCCTGCAGCACGTACCCCCGCAGCGCCTCGGTCGTCCGGGGGTCGTCCTCGACCAGGAACTCGCCCTCGACCTCGGCTTCGAGGACTTCGCGGGGCGGCGCGTCGCCGCTGACCATCGCCGTGCGCTGTTTCACCCTGTAGTACTGCTCGGGTTTGGCGGGCGCCTCGTACAGGCCGGGTACCGAGACGAGCGCCGGCTGGCCGAGGACGTTCACGCGCTTGTGCCAGCGGCCGTCGTGGTCGCCCCAGGTCCCCAGGACGCGATCGAGCAGCGGGACGTGCAGGTGCGAGAGCGACCGCTCAGCGGCCGGCAGAAGCTCCCGGAGTGCCTCCTGAACGGCCAGGCCGTCGTAGATGACGCCCCCGGCGCGTTCCGGGTGTTCGAGCGCGCGTTCCTCGTAGCGGACGATCCCCAGCATCGTGTTCCCCGTCTCCCGGTCGTAGGGGTCTAGGACGCGAGCCTCGGCGAAGGCCTCGGCGAGGTCGTCGTCGGAGCGCACGTCGAGAAAGCGGTCGCGGACGGTGACCTCGGCCGCGACGCGCTCGTCGAGCCACTCCGCGATCGCGTCGGCGTCGGCCTCGGTCGTGGGCGCGCGGTAGAGGGTGACGCAGTCGACCATAATATACCTCCGAGTGCGCCCGAGTTACGGGTTTTGGGTCACCCGGGTCGCCTCAGGCGTCCGTCGTCGGTGTCGAGTCGGCGGTCGTCCCTGCGGCCTCGCCCTCACCGAAGGCCCGAACGCGTCCGTCGGCGCTGCCCACGACGAGCAGGTCGCCGGTCACGGCGAGGGAATGGTTGTCCCGGTAGCCACCGGTGTCGGTCCAGATGGCCGTCCCATCCGCGAGCGCTCTGGCCTCGAGGACGTCGCCGGCCGCGACGTAAACGACCCCGTCGGCGACGGCGGTCCCGTAGACGCCGCGCTCGCCGTAACTGCGACACCACAGTCGCTCGCCGTCGCTCCGGTCGTGGACGTAGAGGGTTCCGCCTGCGACGGCGTCCCGCTCAGACTCGGTCCGCACCGACCCGACGACGATCGCGCTGTCCGTCACCACCGGGGTCCGGAGCTCCTCGGTCTCTCCCTCGAAGGTCCACAGCCGATCACCGGTCGCGAGGTCGAAGCCGAGTACGCGTCCCATCTCGCCGACGAACACCGTGCCGTCGCGGACGGCGACCGACCCGTGCGGGGCGACGTCATCGACCTCCCAGTCGACCGTCCCGTCCGCCGTGTCGACCGCACGCAGCGGGTCGTCGCCGAACACCAGCGTCCCGTCCGCGGCCGCACCGACCGCGTCCCCGTCGACGACCCAGCGCTCGTCGCCGGTCCCGACCTCCACCGCGTAGACGCCGTCGGGGCCGCTGGCGAACACCGCCCCGTCGGCGGCCACGACGTTCCCGTTCCGATCGAACGAACCGACGGCGTGGACCCATCGGCGCTCGCCGGTCGCGGCGTCGACGCCGTGGAGGCCGTCCGTTCCGGGGACGACGACGATGCGGTCGTCCGACGGCCCGACGACCGCCGGGACGCCGCCCGAGTCGAGGGCGTCGTACCGCCAGTCGACCACGCCGGTGGCGGGGTCCAGTGCGGCCAGCGCGCGCCCCTGGTACGTTCCGACGTAGACGGTCCCCGCGTCGACGACGGGATAGCTGTGGCCGATCGCACCCTGCCCGTCGGCCGGTTCCGCCTGGAACTCCCAGCCGCGGACGACGGACTCGCGCGGCCCGGGCGCGCTCGTGTGGCCCGTGTTCCCCGCGTCGCGGTGTCGCATCGGCCAGTCCCCCGCTTCGGTCACCGCGAGTGCGTCGTCCGCGGCGTCGCCGACCGTCGATTCGAAGCCCGTACTCTCCTCGCAGCTATCGTCGCTCACGGTCCGCGTGCAGCCCGCCACCCCCACGGCGCCAGCGACCGCGACGCTCTGCAGTACCCGTCGACGACTCGGTGTCCCTTCGATCCCCATCTCGTGACGTATCGCCCGATCCCACGGATGAGTGTTTCTATCAGACAGGTAGTCGACTCCCCACGAGAGATTCGCTCCGGGCCCGAAACGACCGTTCGGAGTACGTCAGAAGGGCCGGGATCGCAGCGCCCGGACCGCCAGAAGTGCGGTGGCGAGCACGGCGACGGAAACGCCGAACCCGGCGCCGTCGGCGGCGGTCGCGCTGGCTCCGTCACCCGGCTCGGTCGCGGGCGCCTCGACGGTCACCGTCGTCGAGGCGTTCCCGGCCGTGTAGCGGTGGACCCCGACGCCCGGCGCGTCGGCGAAGGCGACCGTTCGATCGGCGCCCGGCTGGACGACGACCGAGCGCGTGTCGATCACCGTGTCGTTCCGGCGGAGGGTGATGGTCCCGGCGGCCGGGACCGGTGCGTCGTTGCCGACCGCCGCCGTCAGACCGACCCGGTCGCCGGCATCGATGCGTGACGCGTTCGAGCGCAGGTCGGCGACCGTCGGCGCGGCCGGCTCGCTGACCCCGACGGTCACCGACTCCGTCCCGACCGCGAGCGTGTAGGTCCCCGTTTCGTCGAAGGCGTGTGAGAAGGTCAGTGTGCGGCCCTCGTCGGGGTCGAGCGACCCGGTCCGCCGAGAGACGGCCTCACCGTCGACCGTCAGTGCGGCGTCGAACGTCCCGCTCGCGTCCCCGGTGTTCTCGACCAGCACCGTCAGGGAGAGCCGCTCGTCGGTGGCGAGTTGGACCGGCGCTCCGGCTTCGAGGGAGCCGTTGCGGTAGGGGCCGTCCACGCGATAGCGGTCGGCGGCCGGCCCGAGAGAGTACTCGAAGCGTGGGGCAGCGCCCTCGAAGGCACGCTGGTGTTCGATCTCGCTCCACGTCGACGGTCGCGCGTCGGTCGTGGTGTACCGGTGGGTGAGGTCGCCGACCGTCGAACCGCCGGTCGCGCTCGCGAACTGCCGGAGGTCCGGACCGGTCACGGGATCGCCCGCCGCGTTCACGCGTCGGAACACGCCCTGGAGGGTGCGGCCGTCGGTCGCCAGTCGGGTCCGCCGGTCGAGTTCGCCGGCGACGAGCGCGCCGCGGAGATACGGCGTCATCTCCGTCCAGGTGCCCGGTTGCGAGAGAATCGTGTCGCGCTCGGAGCGGCGTTCACCGAGTGCCAGCCGGTCTCGGAATTCGTCGTAGTCGATCAGGCCCTGTTCGAGTGTGATGAGTGCCGCGTAGTAGGAGGCACTGGCTTCGGTGAACCAGCGGGCCTCGGCCTCCGTCAGGTAGTCCTGGCGCGTGTGGACGTACTCGTGGACCCAGACGTTGTCCGCCGTGTCGACCATCTCGGTATCGCGCACCCAGAAGGCGTCGTCGCCGGTCTGGAGCCCCTGGACGGACCAGCCGACGCCGGTGGTCGGCGCGGCGAACATGAACACGCTGTCGTCGCGGTCGCCGACGCGCAGGCGGTCCGCGGCGTCGATCGTCGACTCGAAGATCCGGTCGGGTGACTCCCGGAGCTCCGCCGCCTCGGGTACGATCAGCCTGAACCGCTGGCCGTGGGCGAGCCGAGTGGACTCGCTGTAGGGGCCCAGATAGGAGATGGACTCGCTGGCGACGCCCTCCCCGGGGACGGTCGTTCGGCGGTCGAGGGTGACGTTCCCGCCGCGCCAGCTCCAGGAGACGGAGACCTGCGGCGTGCGGACGATGGCCCACGGGCCGGCGTCGACGAAGACGAGGTCGCCCCGGCCGGAGAGCGGGCCCTGGGCCTCGCGCGTCTCGTTGACCGACAGCCGGTAGGTCACGCTCGGATCTTCGGTCCGGCCGTCCCACTCGTAGCCGTCGCCCGCCGCCGAGAAGCCGTCGGTGTCGATCACCGTCGTGCGGTCCGGGAGGCCGGTCTCCAGTTCGACCAGATTCTCGGGCGGGTCGAATCGTGCAGTGACCGTGATCTCGCCGGGCTGATTCGGCGTCAGCCGAAGCGACTTCGTGAGGATCAGTTGCTCCTCCTGTGCCCCGTCGACCGTGGCATTCGTCGCGGTCGATCCCGTGGTTTCGGCGCTCGCGCCGCCACTCGCACCGAGACCGACTGCGAGAGCCACCAGAAGACAACAACACAGCACGTGTCGTCGACGTTTCATCAACTACCTGGTGGGATAGCGCGAACTTAGTTCCGATGGCAGGCTCGACGGCCAAGTGGCTGTACTCGCGTGGCCGTTAATGCGGTGCGCAGTTCGGGTACGGAGAACGGTTGCGGAGCTGTGCGGTGGTCAGGAGCATCCGCGGCGCTTTGCGCCGCGGTTCACCGGAAGACGGTTCACCTCACCTCGTTCCGCTCGGTTCGGTGACTGCGACTTCCGAGCACCCACTCGTTCCCTGCGGTCACTCGCGGGAACACTCGGCGCGAGTGAAACGAGCGCCGAGGGAGTGTTTCCCCAAGTTTTTGCGATAGTGAGGGACCTCCGGTCCCTCATACCATGCGAACGGGCGCTTCGCGCCCGTGAGCAGATGGGGGGTTCGCCAGCGGCGAACCCCCGACGTAAAAAGTGGGTGCCGGTTAGTCGTCAGCGGGACTCGCTCGGGAGGTCATATCCACGTCCTCGGCGTCGACGCCGAGTTCGTCGATGGCGGCCTGGGCGGCCCGTTTCCCGGAGAGGAGCATGGCGCCGAAGGTCGGGCCCATGCGCGGGAGGCCGTAGGTCGTGGCGGTGGCCATGCCGGTGACGATCAGGCCCTCGTGGGCGAGGCCGGTGTGCTCGACCACGGCGTCCTCGGACTTTCCGACCCACATGGAGTCGTGGCCGGGGGAGTCGTGGCCGGGGGCGCCGTAGGAGTCGTCGCCGGTCTGGTCCATGCCGCTGGCCTCGTCTTCGAGGCCGGGGGCGTTCAGCACGCCGCGTTCGTCGAGTTTCTTGACGGCCATGGCGTCGTGGCCGGTCGCGTCGATGACGAGGTCGGCCTCGACGGCGATGGGGTCGACGCAGGTGATCTCGCGGGGCAGCGCGTGGACGGGGGTCCAGTTCATGACGATGCCACCGACGCGGTGGTCCTCGCGGATGACGATGTCGGTGAACTCGGTCATGTTCTGCATCTTCGCGCCGGCGTCGCAGGCGGCCTTGATGAGGCCGGAACAGGCTTCGGGGCCGTTGGCGACGTAGAGGCCCTCGCTGTCCTGGGACTGCTTGTAGTCCACGTCGAGTTCGTCGAGGACGTGGTGGGCCGGGCCGCGGACGGTGACCTTGTTCATCAGGAAGCCGCCGAGCCAGAAGCCCCCGCCGAGGTAGTTGTTCTTCTCGACGACCATCGTCTGGACGCCCCGCTCCGAGAGCTCTTTGGCTGCCATCAGGCCCGAGGGCCCGCCACCGACGATGATCACGTCGCTGTCGGAGAAGTCCATGAACTCCTCGGTCCACTCCTGGCCGATGGCGCGGGTGACTTCCGCCTCGCCGACGTCGCTGAACTGCTCGAACTCGGACATAGTAGTCAGTAATACCATCCGGTGGTTAAAAGATGTTCTGATCGGCGGCGTCGCCCCGCGGCCGAGCCGAAACCGGGCCGAGAGGTCCCCTCCGGGCCGACTCCTCGCCCGAAATAGCGAAAACGCATAAACCATCGGACGGGTAACACTCCGCAACTCCGCATGCCCTGGCAGTACACGCCAGTAATCACGTTCACGCTCGTCGCCGCGGGGGTGGTGGCCATCGGCGCGCTCTCCGTGGTCCGCCAGCAGCGGGCCTACGAGCCGGTTCCGGGGGGCTACACCGCAGTGGCGCTGGCGGCGGTGATCTGCTGGGTGCTCGCGGCCTACTCGCTCCAGCTTGCGAGCGTCGAACTCGTCCAGAAGTTCCACTGGTACCGGGTGGGTTACATCGGGTTCATGCCCGTCCCGGTCCTCGTGCTGGTGTTTACCCTCCAGTACACCAGCCGGGATCGGTATCTCACCTGGTGGAGCGTGGGGCTCTTGCTCCTCGTCCCGGTCGCGATGATCGGGCTGGCGTTCACGAACCAGCTTCACGGGCTCGTGTGGACGAACCAGCGTGTCATCGACAACGGACTCTTCCTGGCCTTGCGCCCCGACTACGGGCAGGCGGTCCTCGCCTACGCCGCCGTCAGCGTGGCGATAGTCGGGATCTGCACCGCGTTGCTGGTCCAGCGCGCCATCGCGACGGCGGGCATCTACCGGCAGCAGGCGGTGTTGCTCGTCGCCGGGACACTCGTGCCGATCGTCGCCGCCGGGGTGTACTTCTCGGGGGTCAACCCACTCCCCGGTCTGGAGGTGATGACGATCTCCCTGGCCGTGACGGCGGTGGCGTACTGCTGGGCGGTCGCCCGGCACGGCCTGTTCACGCTCGTCCCGATCGCGAGCCAGGCCGCGGTCGAGCAGATGGACGACGCCGTCGTCGTCATCGACATCCGCGGGCTCGTCGTCAACGTGAACGAACAGGCCGAACCGTTCCTGACGGTCGACCACAGGGAGGCTATCGGCGGGTCGGTCGGGGAGGTGCTCCGCCCGTTCGCGGTCCCGCCGGCCCCTCGTTCGGACGAGCCCGACAGCGACCGCGAGGTGGTGACCGACCCCGAGACCGGTCGCTCCTACCAGCGGACCGGGACGCCGCTGACCGACGACGACGGCGTCGTGATGGGCCAGCTCGTCGTTCTGCAGGACATCACCGATCGGGTCCGTCGCGAGCGGCGGCTCCGCCAGCAGAACGAGCAGCTCGAGGAGTTCGCGAGCGTCGTCTCCCACGACCTCCGGAACCCGCTGAACGTGATCAGCGCCCGGTCACAGCTGGCCCGCGAGACCGGGGCCGCCGAGCACTTCGACGCCCTCGACCGGGCGGCCGATCGGATGGACCGGCTCATCGACGACCTGCTCCAGCTCGCCCGGCAGGGCCAGACCGTCGACGAAACCGAGCGCGTGAACCTGCGCGAGGTCGCCGAGGACGCCTGGACCCTGGTGAACGCGCCCGACGCCAGCCTGTCGATCGAGGGCGACACTGTTCTGGAGGCCGACCGCGACCGCCTCCAGCAGGCCCTGGAGAACCTCTTCCGGAACGCGGTCGACCACGTCGGGGAGGACGTCTCGCTGCTGGTCGAGCCGCTCGAATACGACGCCGAGGGCGGCGTGGCCTCGCGCAGGACCAACGGGGACGACGAACAGACGGCGGCGGACGAGTCCGATGCCGGCACGCGGGCGGGGTTCGCCGTCGAAGACGACGGCCACGGCATCCCGCCCGAGGAGCGCGATCAGGTCTTCGACTACGGCCACACGACCGAGGACGACGGGACCGGCTTCGGGCTGGCCATCGTCAAGGAGATCGTCGAGGCCCACGGCTGGGAGATCAGGACCGTCGACGGCACGCTCGCAAGCGGCCGCGAGGACGGGAAATACGGCGGCGCGCGCTTCGAGATCACCGGCGTCACGACCGCCGATGGGCTGGCTCTCGGCGACACCGACGTCGGGTTCGAGTTCGGTTAACGTCGGGCGAGCCAGTCCTCGATGCTCGATCCCGTCCGGTCGACGGCCCCTTCCAGGTGCGCCGTGTCGATCGGTTCGTCCGCCCGCATCGCCGCCCGGGCGGCGTTCTCCGCGATCAACTCGAGGTCGCTCGCCGCGTACCCCTCCGTCCGATCGACGACGGTCGTCCAGTCCAGTCCGTCGGCCAGCGGCCGGTCACGGAGGTGGACGCCGAGGATCTCGCGGCGCGCCTCGGCGTCCGGCGGCGGGACCTCGATCCGCTCGTCGAACCGGCCCGAGCGTCGGATCGCGCCGTCGATGTCCTCGAGCAGGTTCGTCGCACCGACGACCACCACGTCGTCGCCCACGTCCTCGAGTTCGGCGAGCAACTGATTGACCATCTGCTGTTCGCTGGTGTTCATCCCGCCCGTCCGCGAGCCCGCGATGGCGTCGATCTCGTCGACGAACAGGACGCAGGGCGCGTTGGCCGCGGCGATGGAAAACAGGTCCGCGACGTTCTGGGCCGGCTTGCCCATCCACTTGCTCGTCAGATCGGCGGGGGTCACCGAGAGGAAGTTGTGGCCGAGTTCGCCCGCGAGCGCGGTGGCGAGGTACGTCTTCCCGCAGCCCGGCGGGCCGTACAGGAGGAGGCCGTCGAGCACGTCCAGCCCGTAGTCGGCGAACCGGTCGGGGTCGTTCAGGGGCTCGATCACCGTCTCGCGCAGGCGGTCCTTGAGGTCGGCCATCCCGCCCACGTCGGCGAAGTCGAGGGCCGGATCCGGGTCGACCAGCGAGCGGGCGTTGAGGTCCGCGTCCGCCGGCTGCTCGACGTGATCGTCCGCGTCGGTCGGCCCGCTCCAGTCCGGGATCGAGGAGGACGCGTCCTCGGCGGCCGCGAGCAGGTGCGACTCGCCGATGGCCTCGCCGGCCCGCAGCGCCTTCCGCGCGGCGTTCTCCGCGATCAGTTCGAGGTCGCTGGCCGCGTAGCCCGCGGTCGCCTCGACGACCCCCTCGAGATCGATCTCGTCGGCGGTCGGCCGGCCGGCGAGGTGGACCTCGACGATCTCCCGCCGGGCGTCGGCGTCCGGCGGTGGCACCTCGACGCGCTCGTCGAATCGGCCCGAACGGCGGATGGCGGGGTCGACGTCGTCCACGAGGTTGGTCGCGCCCATCACGACCACGTCGTCCTCGCTCGCGTCCTCCAGTTCGGTCAGCAACTGATTGACCATCTGCTGTTCGCTCGAGTTCATGTTCGCGTCGCCGTCCCGGGTCCCCGCGATGGCGTCGATCTCGTCGATGAAGAGCAAGCAGGGCTGGTTCGCGCGGGCGATCTCGAACAGTTCCTTCACCTTCTGGGCCGGTTCGCCCATGTACTTGCTCGTCAGGTCGGCCGGGCTGATCTCCACGAAGTCGTGGCCGACCTCGCCGGCCAGCGCCTCCGCGATGTACGTCTTCCCGCAGCCGGGCGGCCCGTGCAGGAGGACGCCGTTCACGACGCCGACGCCGTACTCCTCGAACGTCTCGGGATCCTCGAGTGGGCGGATCACCTTGTGTCGCAGCGTCTCCTTGAGCGTCCTCATCCCGCCGACGTCGCCGAAGCCGCGCTCGACCTGCCGCTCGACCAGTGACGAGGCGTCCATGTCGACGCCCTCCGGCTGGACGATCTCGTCTTCGCCGTCGCCCCCGGCACCGTCTCCACCACCGAACGACCGGTCTGGCGAGCGACCATCGGGACCATCACCTGCGTCGTCGCCACCGCCGGCGCCCGCCCTGTCGTCCCGAGAGAGCTGTTTCTGCACCCGGTCGAGCGAGAGGTCGTAGCCGTACTCCGCGAGTCGCGTCGGGTCGTCGGCGACGAACTCCGAGAGCCAGCCGTGGCGCTTGAACTCGGCCTCGTCGGCCTCGGGGTCGCGGAAGGCGAGCATGATGGAGTGGTCGGCGTCGTCGCTCCGGTACTCCGCGAGCCAGAAGGGGAGGTAGACGCGGGTCACCTCCGTCACTTCGTCGAATCCCGCCGGATCGAACTCGCCGGGCAGCCCGTAGTTCTCCCGGAGTTTCCGGAGGAAGACGTCCGCCTGGTCGCCGCGGCCGGCGTCGCGCTGGCGCGCCCAGTCGGCGACCCGTTCGGGCAGGAGGGTCCCGGCGGTGTCGTTGTCGACCTGGAACTGCAACAGGACCGAGGGGCCCAGTCCCTCGCCGTCGCCGAAGTCGTAGTCACCGGTCGCGACGTTCAGCAGTTCGTCCGTCTCCCCGGCGTAGCGGGAGACGTGGGCGTCGTTGTCGGCCCAGAGGCCGTCGAGGAAGACGGTGTCCTCGCGCTCTTCGGTCCCGAACCACTGGCCTTTGCCCGTCTCGTACCGGAACGAAACCCGGAAGGCCGGATAGAAGACGCGGTGGAGGCGTTCCAGCCGTTCGTCCTCGCCGAAGGGCGTGAGGGTTCGGTCTTCGAGCGTCTCGCGGACCCGGTCGGCGTCGGGGAGTCGCCGGTCGACGTAGACGTAGGGCGGCAGCGACATCACAGATCACCGGATCGGATGGCGTCCTCGGCGGCTCGCAGGGCGGCGTCGCGGTCGAACTCCTCGACGACCGCTTCCAGTTCCGCGCGGGAGGCGTCGGCCAGGTCGCGTGCGTGCTCGTTGATCCCCGGGACCGCGCGGATGATGTTGTCGATGATCGGGACCGTCGCGGTCTGGGCCGAACGGGAGAGCGGGTTCAGGTCGATTACGAGTTCGGTCTTGTCCATCTCGGCCAGGGCTTCGGCGCGGTCGCCGTCCTCCAGGGGGACCAGCACCACGTCGGCGTCGCCGATGCCGTCGGCGTCGACCTTCGCGCGCTCGTGGTCGAGGCCGGGGATGCGGCCGTCCGCGTCGAGGCCCTTGACCTCGTCCGCCCCGTGTTCGCGGAGGTACTCGGCGATGCGCTCCATCCGTTCTTCGGTCCGGTTGAACAGGTTGACCTCGAGGTCCGCGCCGGTCGCCGCAGCCAGTTCGACGAGTTCGCCGGGCACGAGCGCGGCGGCGTTGCCGTTGACCGAGAGGACGGGGTGCTCGGCCAGCAGGAGGTGGGCTGCGGCGGCCCGCTCGGCGGCGTCGGCGCTCTCGGTCGTGCGCTCGCCGAGGAGGTAGTCGTAGGCCTCGCCACGGCCCTGGGCGATCAGTCCCTGCCGGGAGGTGATCCCCCGGTCGACCCCCGCCTCGATCCGGTGTCGCGTCAACAGCGACTCGTACCGGGGGTGGCTCTCGGGCACGTCGATTTCTTCCATACGAGTAACGTATCCTCGGGTGCAAAAAATCGCCCGGTGGCCGGCCGTCCGCTCGCGGTCAGGCCTGCGTCTCTGTGGCGGCGTCGGGCCCGAACTCCCGGAGGCCGCCCAGTGCCTCCCGGGCCTCGCGGCGGGTGGGGTATGTCCGCATGCTCTCGGCGACGGTCGACCCGTCGGTGTCGACCAGCCGCCAGCGCCACCCACCGGATCGCTCGGCCCCCTGCGCCGCGACGTCGTCGGCCGACTCGGCCGCCGCCTCGGTGTCCTCGTGGAGCTCGAAGGTCGGCGACTCGATCTCCAGCAGACTGGCCGCGGTCAGCAGTTCGCGGATCGACGCGAGCGCGCGCTCGGCCTCGCCCCGCGAGTCGAAGGTGGGGCCGCTGCGCCCGACGGTGTTGCCGGCGGTATCGACGAACCGCCAGATCCAGCCACCGGTGGACCGTCGAGTCGTCGCGGATCGCGACCCGTCGGGTCGATCGCTCCCATCGAGTTCGGTGATCTCGAAGGCCGCCAGGTCGAAGTCGAGCAGGCCGGCGCCGCCCGCGATCTCGCGGGCGCGGGTGAGGTCGGCGCGAGCGCCCTCCCGGTCGTCGGTCGTCCGGGCGCCGACCGCCAGGGTGTCCCGGTCCGGGCCGACAAGCCGCCAGCGCCAGCCCTCGTCGCTCTCCTCGAGGCGGAACGCGGCGGGGTCGACGGCGAACACGCTCGCGCCGCCGGCGTTGTCCCGGACCAGCCGGGCGGTCGAGGCCACCGCGTCGCGGGAGGGGAAGGTCTCGGTGCCGACCGACAGGACGTTTCGATCGCGGTCGACGAGTTCCCACTCCCAGGCCTCGCCCTCCTCGCCGTCGGTGACCGAAAAGCGGATCGCGAGGTCCTCGACGGTGTGGACGGCCGCGTCGGCCGCGAACCCGGCGACGGTCCGGGCGGACTCCGACGCGGACTCCCGGTCGGTGAAGCCGCCGACGCTCCGGGCGACGACGCTCCCGTCGGGATGGATCAGCCGCCAGCGCCACTGCCGGGGCTCCTCGTCGCCGACGTACACCTGGAAGACGGCGGCGTCCATCCGCCGGGCGTCGGCGTCCGGGGCCAGCAGCGAGAGCGAGTCCATGGCGTCCCGGGCCGCCTCGTCGTCCCCGTAGCGGCCGGGACTGGTCGCCAGCGTCTGCCCGGTGGCGTCGACGAGCCGCCAGTGCCACTCCGCGTCGGCCTCGGCGTCCGAGGCGGCGCCGTTCGTCCCGCTCCCTTCGGCCCGGTACAGTTCGAGGGCGGCGCTGTCGATCTCGACCAGATCTGCCTCCGGGGCGTGTTCTTTCATCGTGTTCATCGCAGACGCGGCGTCCTCGCGGGAGGCGTGTTCCTGCCCGCTGTCGGAGACGACGCTCCCGTCGGCGTCGATCAGCCGCCAGTTCCAGGCCCCCTCGTCGGCCTCGTAGAGGTGGAAGGCCGCGCTGTCGAACTCGATGCGGTCGGCCGTCTCGACCTCCTCGCGGATCCGCTCGACGGCGGCTTCGGCCGCCTCCGGGTCCTCGAAGGTCGCACTCGCCGGACTCCGGGCGACGGTCGTCCGGTCCTCCGTGACCAGCCGCCAGGCCCAGACGTCGCCCTCCGGGTAGATCTCGTACTCCGCGTCGTCGAGTTCGACGACCGCGGTCGTCTCGACGACGTCCTTCACCCGCCGCACGACCGACCGGCCGCTCTCCTCGGAGGGCACCGCGCCCTCGCTCCGGGCGACGATCTCGTCCTCGGTGTCGACCAGCCGCCAGCACCACCCACCCTCCTCGGCCTCGACGATCTCGTAGGCGGGCGAGCCGGCCTCGATGAAGGGGACGTCGATCGCCCCGTCCATGATCCGGCGCACCGCGGCCTCGACGGCGTCGCGGTCCTGGTACTCGTCGCTGGCGACCGCGATCGTCTCGTCGTCGGCGTCGACCAGTTCCCAGCGCCAGGTCCCCTCGTCCTCGATCAGTTCGAAGCCGACCCCTTCGACGTCCATCACCGGCGAGGCCGTCGCGACCTCCCGGATCTCGGCCACCGAGGCCTCCGCGCCCTCGCGGTCCTCGTAGGCCGTCGGGCTCTCGCCGAGGACGCCCCGGTCCTCGTCGACCAGTCGCCAGCGCCAGTCGGCTCCGTCGGCGTACACCTCGAAGGCCCCCTCGTCGACGTCCAGGAGCGAGGCGCCCGGGCCGTGTTCTTTCAGGAGATTGACGCCGTTCTCGGCCTTCTCGCGGTCGGCGTATCGGCCGTCGCTGTCGGCCAGGACGACGCCGTCCTCGTCGACCAGCGTCCAGCGGACGCCCGACTCGTCCCGGTAGAGGC
Above is a genomic segment from Halorientalis sp. LT38 containing:
- a CDS encoding histidine kinase N-terminal 7TM domain-containing protein codes for the protein MPWQYTPVITFTLVAAGVVAIGALSVVRQQRAYEPVPGGYTAVALAAVICWVLAAYSLQLASVELVQKFHWYRVGYIGFMPVPVLVLVFTLQYTSRDRYLTWWSVGLLLLVPVAMIGLAFTNQLHGLVWTNQRVIDNGLFLALRPDYGQAVLAYAAVSVAIVGICTALLVQRAIATAGIYRQQAVLLVAGTLVPIVAAGVYFSGVNPLPGLEVMTISLAVTAVAYCWAVARHGLFTLVPIASQAAVEQMDDAVVVIDIRGLVVNVNEQAEPFLTVDHREAIGGSVGEVLRPFAVPPAPRSDEPDSDREVVTDPETGRSYQRTGTPLTDDDGVVMGQLVVLQDITDRVRRERRLRQQNEQLEEFASVVSHDLRNPLNVISARSQLARETGAAEHFDALDRAADRMDRLIDDLLQLARQGQTVDETERVNLREVAEDAWTLVNAPDASLSIEGDTVLEADRDRLQQALENLFRNAVDHVGEDVSLLVEPLEYDAEGGVASRRTNGDDEQTAADESDAGTRAGFAVEDDGHGIPPEERDQVFDYGHTTEDDGTGFGLAIVKEIVEAHGWEIRTVDGTLASGREDGKYGGARFEITGVTTADGLALGDTDVGFEFG
- a CDS encoding 4-phosphopantoate--beta-alanine ligase, which produces MEEIDVPESHPRYESLLTRHRIEAGVDRGITSRQGLIAQGRGEAYDYLLGERTTESADAAERAAAAHLLLAEHPVLSVNGNAAALVPGELVELAAATGADLEVNLFNRTEERMERIAEYLREHGADEVKGLDADGRIPGLDHERAKVDADGIGDADVVLVPLEDGDRAEALAEMDKTELVIDLNPLSRSAQTATVPIIDNIIRAVPGINEHARDLADASRAELEAVVEEFDRDAALRAAEDAIRSGDL
- a CDS encoding AAA family ATPase, with translation MSLPPYVYVDRRLPDADRVRETLEDRTLTPFGEDERLERLHRVFYPAFRVSFRYETGKGQWFGTEEREDTVFLDGLWADNDAHVSRYAGETDELLNVATGDYDFGDGEGLGPSVLLQFQVDNDTAGTLLPERVADWARQRDAGRGDQADVFLRKLRENYGLPGEFDPAGFDEVTEVTRVYLPFWLAEYRSDDADHSIMLAFRDPEADEAEFKRHGWLSEFVADDPTRLAEYGYDLSLDRVQKQLSRDDRAGAGGGDDAGDGPDGRSPDRSFGGGDGAGGDGEDEIVQPEGVDMDASSLVERQVERGFGDVGGMRTLKETLRHKVIRPLEDPETFEEYGVGVVNGVLLHGPPGCGKTYIAEALAGEVGHDFVEISPADLTSKYMGEPAQKVKELFEIARANQPCLLFIDEIDAIAGTRDGDANMNSSEQQMVNQLLTELEDASEDDVVVMGATNLVDDVDPAIRRSGRFDERVEVPPPDADARREIVEVHLAGRPTADEIDLEGVVEATAGYAASDLELIAENAARKALRAGEAIGESHLLAAAEDASSSIPDWSGPTDADDHVEQPADADLNARSLVDPDPALDFADVGGMADLKDRLRETVIEPLNDPDRFADYGLDVLDGLLLYGPPGCGKTYLATALAGELGHNFLSVTPADLTSKWMGKPAQNVADLFSIAAANAPCVLFVDEIDAIAGSRTGGMNTSEQQMVNQLLAELEDVGDDVVVVGATNLLEDIDGAIRRSGRFDERIEVPPPDAEARREILGVHLRDRPLADGLDWTTVVDRTEGYAASDLELIAENAARAAMRADEPIDTAHLEGAVDRTGSSIEDWLARR